In one Paraburkholderia megapolitana genomic region, the following are encoded:
- a CDS encoding tetratricopeptide repeat protein: MHNSADNATIELEQRLQAASERHTNNPHDLSIIWEAIEILTVLKREDRLLPWADRALALSPHHADFRAMRATALNLLGRHAEAAGMLAHDLSTFGESAIYRLRLGYSLMMAGDLARAIPLLDEVRQIADSMHVHAEAESLLGEAMLKAGDPRGFTHWQMRSDSGDAFSYRPADIPEWTGEPDLRGQRVLITHQLGFGDNFLLAACVADWRAAGASMMITCAPQIHQLMQASLPDCEVVSMESPQQSHAPLPDAVQARVQAFAPHLHATLLRLPLLNASHPVSGYRFRAYLRAPSTKQQIAREWAQQLRSQHPGKRLVGLFWDCRQRHMPELGSIARCWAARRSLPLEMLNRITTNPAVTERVHFVNLHHPLVEAQAGTPAGDVSRYLPGIFHFDDTAACIGELDAVFAVDSAVANLAAMMSKPTCVPVNTSGDWRWGTQGTTTPWIEGATVLRQTREGDWDSVVQDAATWLTAQ; this comes from the coding sequence ATGCACAATTCGGCAGATAACGCGACCATCGAGTTGGAACAGCGACTACAAGCCGCGTCCGAACGTCATACGAACAACCCGCACGATCTATCGATCATATGGGAGGCGATCGAAATATTGACCGTCCTCAAGCGCGAGGACCGCTTGCTTCCGTGGGCCGACCGGGCATTGGCGCTCAGTCCTCATCACGCCGATTTTCGGGCGATGCGCGCTACCGCACTCAATCTGTTGGGACGCCATGCCGAAGCGGCCGGCATGTTGGCACACGATCTGTCGACATTCGGCGAGTCCGCGATTTACCGACTGAGGCTCGGCTACAGTCTGATGATGGCCGGCGATCTCGCAAGGGCTATTCCGTTGCTGGACGAGGTGCGGCAGATCGCTGACAGCATGCACGTGCACGCGGAGGCGGAGTCCCTGCTGGGCGAGGCGATGCTCAAGGCGGGCGACCCGCGCGGCTTCACCCACTGGCAGATGCGCAGCGACTCTGGCGACGCCTTCAGCTACCGTCCGGCAGACATTCCCGAGTGGACCGGCGAACCCGACTTGCGCGGGCAGCGCGTGCTGATCACGCACCAGCTCGGTTTCGGCGACAACTTCCTGCTGGCAGCATGTGTGGCCGACTGGCGGGCAGCGGGTGCGAGCATGATGATTACTTGCGCGCCGCAGATTCATCAACTGATGCAGGCGTCGCTTCCCGATTGCGAAGTCGTCAGTATGGAGAGTCCGCAGCAATCGCACGCGCCGTTGCCTGACGCGGTGCAGGCGAGGGTGCAGGCGTTCGCGCCGCATCTGCACGCAACGCTGCTTCGCTTGCCGTTGCTCAATGCGAGTCACCCGGTGTCCGGATATCGTTTTCGCGCGTACCTGCGGGCTCCCTCAACGAAGCAGCAGATTGCGAGGGAGTGGGCACAGCAGTTGCGTTCGCAACATCCGGGAAAGAGACTTGTCGGCTTGTTTTGGGACTGCCGTCAACGGCATATGCCCGAGCTGGGCAGCATCGCGCGTTGCTGGGCCGCACGCCGTAGCCTGCCGCTCGAGATGCTGAACCGGATTACGACGAATCCCGCTGTGACGGAGCGCGTGCATTTCGTCAATCTGCACCATCCGCTCGTTGAAGCGCAAGCCGGCACACCCGCTGGCGATGTCAGCCGCTACCTGCCGGGTATCTTCCATTTCGACGATACGGCTGCATGCATTGGCGAGCTGGACGCGGTGTTCGCGGTGGATTCGGCGGTCGCCAATCTTGCGGCAATGATGAGCAAACCGACTTGTGTGCCGGTTAATACATCTGGAGACTGGCGTTGGGGTACGCAGGGAACGACGACGCCGTGGATCGAAGGCGCAACCGTGTTGCGGCAAACGCGGGAAGGCGACTGGGATTCGGTTGTGCAAGATGCTGCAACGTGGCTGACTGCGCAATGA
- a CDS encoding transglycosylase domain-containing protein has product MNRPLVRIPLRGIGTASFWTRFKWLLFIAFLLAVAIAVRVAQLEIETSRLQAHYLSELTRDVGFTVSDGPSNSIHFPAQGPYDVRLGYALLPSFERRLTQRGYGIAAQARDSARMVDLAEDGFFLPYDEKDQAGLQLFDATGAPLFSARYPARIYNDYAAVPPVVVNALLFIEDRYLLDADQPNRNPAIDWGRFSRALADQGVRVFKAHQQTPGGSTLATQIEKFRHSAGGRTATPPEKLRQIASASIRAYLHGAQTMPARRQIVVRYLNSVPLAAQPGIGEINGIGDGLAAWYGRDFAEVNRILKEPVSNDPDQLAAQGLAFRQVLSLMIAQRAPSFFLQRDYPELQRLTDSYLRLLASGGVISLSLRDAALNAPLVLQRTSKAPPAASFVTRKAVTSLRAQLLGTLGVTNLYDLDRLDLHATATLDNTVQQAVSERLAAAATRDGAAAAGLYGFEMLRTQDDPSKITYSFTLFERRGGANLVRVQTDSVDQPFDINSGARLNLGSTAKLRTIITYLQIVSTLHARYASLSAAQLRAVQPDRQDVLTRWALDYLAKTPDHSLRAMLDAAVERKYSASAGETFYTGGGAQVFTNFESSDNGRILTVHRAFQHSVNLVFVRLMRDIVRYEMIETSGPSSQWLDDPATRQMYLRRFVDEESRVYMNRFYTKYHDKTSDEALAILLLGVHRSPAKVATVLRSVAPDGTLSWFDTQMRAALKGTPAASLSDDDLAKLYTKYSADHFSLNDRGYIASVHPLELWTLDYLRSHPDATAKQVQDASQDARFASYSWLFRTRYHATQDRRIRHMVELRAYDAIGKSWQTLGYPFANLTPSYAAAIGASGDRPVALAQLIGIVANDGNKLPTQSITSLDFAQGTPYETRFTRVAAAPQPLVSPEIAAVTRGLLRDVVNGGTAKRLAQGIALPDGRTLEVYGKTGTGDQRFNVFARGARLIESRKVNRSATFVFAIGDRFFGTLTAYVHEPYAAHYDFTSALSVQLLKSLAPALQPLLDDGSVPAAAGGTPVAHGAEAS; this is encoded by the coding sequence ATGAATCGGCCGCTGGTTCGCATACCGCTTCGCGGGATCGGCACCGCGTCTTTCTGGACGCGGTTCAAGTGGCTACTTTTCATTGCATTCCTGCTGGCCGTGGCGATCGCGGTCCGCGTAGCACAGCTCGAAATCGAAACCTCGCGGCTGCAGGCGCACTACCTGTCCGAGCTGACGCGCGACGTCGGTTTTACCGTTAGCGACGGTCCCAGCAACAGCATCCATTTCCCCGCTCAAGGCCCCTACGACGTCCGGCTCGGCTATGCGCTGCTGCCGTCGTTCGAGCGACGCCTGACTCAACGAGGCTATGGCATAGCGGCCCAGGCACGCGATTCGGCGCGCATGGTCGATCTCGCGGAAGACGGGTTTTTCCTGCCCTACGACGAGAAGGATCAGGCGGGGCTGCAGTTGTTCGACGCTACCGGTGCGCCGCTTTTTAGTGCGCGTTATCCCGCGCGAATCTATAACGACTACGCGGCCGTGCCGCCGGTGGTCGTGAACGCGCTGCTGTTCATCGAAGACCGCTACCTGCTCGATGCGGATCAGCCGAACCGTAATCCCGCGATCGACTGGGGCCGTTTTAGCCGTGCACTCGCCGATCAGGGCGTGCGCGTCTTCAAGGCGCATCAGCAGACACCTGGCGGCAGCACACTGGCGACACAAATCGAGAAATTCCGTCACTCCGCAGGTGGTCGTACGGCGACGCCGCCGGAAAAGCTACGGCAGATCGCCTCCGCTTCGATACGCGCCTATCTGCACGGAGCGCAAACGATGCCGGCACGGCGGCAGATCGTGGTCCGGTATCTGAATTCGGTGCCGCTTGCCGCGCAACCGGGCATCGGCGAAATCAACGGGATTGGCGATGGTCTGGCGGCGTGGTACGGGCGCGATTTCGCCGAGGTGAATCGCATCCTGAAGGAGCCGGTGTCGAACGATCCCGATCAGCTCGCCGCGCAGGGGCTCGCGTTCCGGCAGGTTCTGTCGTTGATGATTGCGCAGCGCGCGCCGTCGTTCTTTCTGCAACGCGACTATCCGGAGCTCCAGCGGCTGACCGACAGTTACCTCCGGCTGCTCGCTTCAGGCGGCGTCATCTCATTGTCGCTGCGCGACGCCGCGCTCAATGCACCGCTGGTTTTGCAGCGGACATCGAAGGCGCCGCCGGCCGCATCGTTTGTCACGCGCAAGGCGGTGACCTCGTTGCGGGCGCAACTGCTCGGCACGCTCGGCGTGACGAACCTCTACGATCTTGATCGCCTCGATCTGCATGCAACAGCGACGCTCGACAATACCGTCCAGCAGGCCGTGAGCGAGCGGCTTGCCGCCGCTGCGACCCGCGATGGCGCAGCGGCCGCCGGCCTGTATGGATTCGAGATGCTACGCACCCAGGACGATCCGTCGAAGATCACCTACAGCTTCACGCTGTTTGAACGGCGCGGCGGCGCGAACCTCGTACGGGTGCAGACCGACAGCGTCGACCAGCCGTTCGACATCAATTCGGGTGCACGCCTGAATCTCGGTTCGACCGCGAAGCTGCGCACGATCATTACATACTTGCAGATCGTGTCGACGCTGCATGCGCGCTATGCGTCGCTGAGCGCCGCCCAACTGCGCGCCGTGCAGCCCGACCGGCAGGACGTGCTGACGCGCTGGGCGCTCGACTACCTGGCGAAGACGCCCGATCATTCATTGCGCGCGATGCTCGATGCCGCGGTCGAGCGCAAGTATTCGGCGAGCGCCGGCGAAACGTTCTATACGGGTGGCGGCGCGCAGGTGTTTACCAACTTCGAGTCGAGCGACAACGGTCGCATCCTGACGGTACATCGCGCGTTCCAGCATTCGGTGAACCTCGTCTTCGTGCGGTTGATGCGCGACATCGTGCGCTACGAGATGATCGAGACATCGGGGCCGTCGTCACAATGGCTCGACGATCCGGCGACACGTCAGATGTATTTGCGCCGTTTCGTCGATGAAGAAAGTCGCGTGTACATGAATCGTTTTTACACGAAGTACCACGACAAGACATCCGACGAAGCGCTTGCCATCTTGCTGCTCGGCGTGCACAGATCGCCGGCGAAAGTTGCAACCGTGTTGCGCAGTGTCGCCCCCGACGGCACGCTATCGTGGTTCGACACGCAGATGCGTGCTGCGTTGAAGGGCACGCCGGCGGCCTCGCTATCGGACGACGATCTGGCGAAGCTCTATACGAAGTACAGTGCCGACCACTTTAGTTTGAACGATCGTGGCTACATCGCGAGTGTGCATCCTCTGGAGTTATGGACGCTCGACTATCTGCGCAGTCATCCCGATGCAACGGCGAAACAGGTACAGGACGCGAGCCAGGACGCGCGCTTCGCATCCTATAGCTGGCTGTTCAGGACGCGCTATCACGCGACGCAGGATCGCCGTATCCGGCATATGGTCGAGTTGCGTGCTTATGACGCGATCGGCAAGTCGTGGCAGACGCTGGGTTATCCGTTTGCGAATCTCACGCCGTCGTATGCAGCGGCAATCGGCGCGTCGGGCGATCGACCGGTCGCACTCGCGCAATTGATCGGCATCGTTGCCAACGACGGCAACAAGCTTCCAACGCAGAGCATCACGTCGCTCGATTTTGCTCAGGGCACACCTTACGAAACGCGCTTCACGCGAGTAGCGGCGGCACCGCAGCCACTGGTGTCCCCCGAGATCGCCGCCGTTACCCGGGGGCTGTTGCGCGATGTCGTGAACGGTGGAACCGCGAAGCGTCTTGCGCAAGGCATTGCGCTTCCCGACGGTAGAACGCTCGAGGTGTACGGCAAGACCGGCACCGGCGACCAGCGCTTCAATGTATTTGCGCGAGGCGCGCGGTTGATCGAGTCGCGCAAGGTGAACCGCAGCGCGACCTTCGTGTTTGCTATTGGCGACCGCTTCTTCGGTACGCTGACTGCGTATGTGCACGAACCGTATGCGGCGCATTACGACTTTACGAGTGCACTGTCGGTGCAGTTGCTGAAGTCGCTCGCGCCGGCCTTGCAACCGCTACTCGATGACGGGTCGGTGCCCGCGGCCGCTGGTGGTACGCCCGTGGCGCACGGCGCTGAAGCGAGCTGA